The DNA sequence ACCAGGCGCGGGCCATCGCACCGACCCGCAGCGCCTCCAGCTCGGTGGCCTCCTGGTCGTCGATCTCGTAGATCTTGACGAGCTGGGCGAGTCGGTCGGCGGGGAGTTTGACCTTGCCGATCTCCACTCCGGAGACGTACGCCTGGGTGATGCCGCTGCTGCGGCCGACGCCGACGGCGGTCATGCCGAGCTCTTCGCGGCGCTCGCGGAGCCGGATGCCGAGCTCCATGGCCTGCACGGTCGGCGACATTGCGGGGTTGGCGGGTGCCTTGCGGGTCCTCGGTGCACGTGCCATCGGTGGCCTCCCTCGCGATTGGATGGTGACCACGACATCACACCAGGTGATCATGAACAACACAAGGGGTTGATATAAGCGCGTTTTAGCGCGATGCTTCGTTCACCGCAGCATCCAAACAATGATCATGGAGGACACAGTGGCCGGACAACTGGCGTGGGTGGACGGTGAGCAGCGTGAACGGTACGGATTCTCGCTGTGCCGGGTGTTCGACCCCGGCGGCGCGGACGAACGCTACGACCTGCTCGGCGTCATCGAGGTCCCGTTCGACCAGCGCCACCCGGAGCGCGTCGCTGACCAGCTTCACCCGTGGGCCGTCGCCACCCTGCGGGCCGGCGGGTACGGCTTCGGCCACTACCTCGCCGAGCTGACCGGCCTCGACGAGAACGGCGAACCGTGGCACCACATCCGCAACGAGAACATCAGCTGGTCCGGCACCACCGTGCTGGTGCCCGCCGCCGACTGACCCCCACGCTGCAGTGGCGACGCAACCCTCTGCCTGACGGACGGCAGCGGGATACTGGAGTCCGACCAAGGAATTCGCCCGGTCGACGCCGATCCCGGGCATGATGAGCCGGGTCAGCCTCCGGTGCGTCGGGAGTGGGGTTAGGCGCCGGTCAGGACTCGCCGCGTCGGGCGCGGACCGCCGCGAGCGCCTCGGCGAGGATCGCCTCGGCGTCGGCGTCGCTGCGGCGCTCCTTCACGTACGCCAGGTGCGACTTGTACGGCTCGGTCCGCGGCCGGGCCGGCGGATTGTGCCGGTCCTGCCCGGCGGGCAGCCCACAGCGCGGGCACTCCCAGGTTTCCGGAGCCGCCGCGTCGACGGCGAGGCTGATCTCCACCGCGTGTCCGTTGGCGCACCAGTAAGTGGTCTGCCGGCGCGGTGCGGGTTCGGCCCGCTCGGTGGGCCGGGCCGGGCTGGCACCGATCCGGCTGCCCCGGATCGTGTTGGCACTCGCCATGTTGTCGCTCCTGTCGTCGGGGAGGAGGTGTCACCACGGCACGAGGCGGTGGTGCGACGCCGGTGAAGCGGGCGTACCGAAAAAGAATGCGCGGCCCGAATCAACGGGCCGCGCGAAATCTTACGACGGAAAGCGACGGATCACACACCCGCACTCATCGCGACCTTCAGCCACAGGCCGAGGCCGACGATGCAGGCGAACCACACGATGCCGGTCAGCACGGTGTAGCGGTCGAGGTTCTTCTCGGCCACCGAGGATCCGGCCAGGCTGGTGCTCACGCCACCGCCGAACATGCTGGACATGCCGCCGCCCTTGCCCTTGTGCAGCAGGATCAGCATGGTGAGCATGACGCTCGTGATCACCAGCAAGACGATCAATACGTAGGCGAACTCGATCGGCATGGCAGTGGTCAGTCCTCTCATCACGGTCGCCGGCTCGCGAAGCGGGGCGA is a window from the Solwaraspora sp. WMMD792 genome containing:
- a CDS encoding RNA polymerase-binding protein RbpA; translated protein: MASANTIRGSRIGASPARPTERAEPAPRRQTTYWCANGHAVEISLAVDAAAPETWECPRCGLPAGQDRHNPPARPRTEPYKSHLAYVKERRSDADAEAILAEALAAVRARRGES
- the secG gene encoding preprotein translocase subunit SecG; translated protein: MPIEFAYVLIVLLVITSVMLTMLILLHKGKGGGMSSMFGGGVSTSLAGSSVAEKNLDRYTVLTGIVWFACIVGLGLWLKVAMSAGV